TGATAGCCATGGCGCGCGAACGCCGCAGCGCACTGAGGATAATCAGACCCGGGCTCTGGATACTCGATTACAATCCGGCGTGGCAGCATCGACCGATCAATGCTATCCAAGAACGGTGGTAGCGCCTTGTCCTCATGGCCTTCGATGTCGATCTTGAGCACATCTACGCGCGTGATACTCGCCTCTTCGAGTAGCGATGCAAGCCGCCGGACCGGAATCGGCCCGTCACCGGTTTCCTCCAACGCGACAATGGCGTCGTCATTCTTGCGCACCGTCAATTGACCCGAACCATCCCGATCGCTGACAGCTGAAGCGAGGGCAGTCACATTGTTCAGCCCGCTGAGTGACGCGTTGCGCTTCAGCCTCTCGATCATCAACGGATTTGCATCGATGGCCACGCATCTCCCATTCGGACCGGTCGCGGCCGCCAATGGTAGGCTGTAAAGCCCAATGTTGCATCCGATGTCGACAGCTACGCCGCCATCAGAAAGGCCGCCCAGCAGAAAATCAATATCTTCGGCATTGTATGTAGGATTAAGCAGGATGCCGTATTCGATCAGGTTTCGGCCACCTTCGAGCCGGAACACCACGTCACGGAACCCGACATCAAACGCCTTGTTTCCGCCCAGTAGGAACACCAGCCGGCTGATGGATGCGCGGAAAACACCTCGGCGCAGCGGTGTGGCGCGGGTGAAAGCGATCATCCACCGCTGGAGCGGGTTCGCCCGACGGTTCTCAAGTTCGGGCGCTGCGGCACCTTTTGCGACCCATCTGCCCTGGTCTAGCGGCTTCCAGTCCGATCCGTTCATGACCGCACCTGAAGGTTGTTCGGTACGCCTTTCTTTGCGCCACAGGCTGTCCATGTCATGATCTGCCTGGCAGATGGGTTCGCTGACAAGGTCTTTTCTAAGTGTGTTCCAGCCAAAATCTGCGCCCCGGTTGCGATTGCCCCGTTCCACAAAATGTTGTCGTCCCGGTGGCATCCTTCTATTGCGCGACCCTACCGCCGCTGTAAAGCCTGACGCCCGGCGAGAGTGGAAAAACTGTCTAACTGTCAGCGTTATCGGTGTCGAAGTTGCCGGCGCCGGCCTAAGATTTGGCTTCAGGCCTTGGCGAGAAGCGCATCGATTTCCGCGGAGGACGGCATTGCCGGTGCGGTTCCGGCGCGGGTGACCGAGATCGAGGCGGTGGCGCAGCCGTAACGGACGGCCGAAACCGGATCGAGACCGCGGGCAAGAGCTGCGGCAAAGCCGCCATTGAACGCGTCGCCCGCGCCGGTTGTTTCCTTGACCGGCCCGGCGTTGAACGCAGGCACATGAACGCTCTGGCCGCCCGCATGATAGAGCGCGCCCTTCTCGCCGAGCGTGATCACCGCGGCCTTCGCGCCCATTGCAATCAGCTTCTGAGCCGCCAGAGAGGCTTCCTCGAGCGTTGTGACCGCAAGGCCGGTCAGCGCTTCTGCCTCGGTTTCATTAGGTGTCACGTAATCGCACAATCCCAGCATGCCGTTCGGCAGCTTAGCGGCGGGGGCCGGGTTGAGAATGGTCTGCACGCCGCTGGACCGGGCGATTTCCAGCGCTCTGTAGGCGGCATCCAACGGCTGTTCGAGCTGGGTGACGAACACCGAGGCGCTGCCGATGAGATCTGATCGTGCCTCGATATCGCCAGGCGAGATCTGCCCGGCCACGCCGGGGCAGACGATGATGGCGTTGTCTCCGGTCTGCGCCTCGACAAAGATGTAGGCCGCACCGGTATAGCTGTCGTCATGCTTGGTGATGGCAGCGGTCACGCCGGCCTGTTTCCAGGTTTGCAGCGCCATGTCTGCGAATGTGTCGCGCCCCAACCTGCTGATGAAATGGGTTTCCACTCCGGCCCTGGCCGCAGCCACAGCCTGGTTCGAGCCCTTGCCGCCCGGCCCGAGCGCAAAGTTCTCACCCATGATGGTTTCACCCATGCGCGGTGCGCGGGCGGCGCGGTAGGCGGTGTCGGCAACGAACACGCCGAGGACAACGACTTTCGACATGGCAGTATGTTTCCTGTTCCTAGGCGTCCGGCGGGATCACGCCCTTGCGGAACATGAAGCAGCCATAGAACCGCCGTTCCCCGGTCTGGATCACCGCATAGGCCTGCTTGGCCAGATCGTAGAAGGCAAAACGCTCGATGCTGACCATTGGCCGTGGGGTGCCTTCCGCCGCATTGATCGCCTGCTGCACTTCCATCTGCACTGGAGGCACCTCGTCCGGATTGCCGACAATCTCCATGCGTCCGGCGAAATCATCGACAAATGTATCGAGCGGCAGCACCGAAAGCACCGCTTCTGCGGCCTGCCCGGCGGTCAGATTGTCCATGCGCAACAGATCGCCGATCACCGTCTGGCGGGCGATCGAATCGGATGGGAAATTCGTGTCGGCGATAATCAGTGTGTCCCCGTGACCCATTGCACGAAGCGCATAAAGCACTTCCGCATTCAGTCGCGGATCAAGTCCCTTGAGCATAGTGTCCTCCCTTGCGTGGCTGTTTCGGTCCGCCATCTCCTCACCGGATCATGCGATCCGGCCGGTCGTTGTTCAAGTCGTCATTCGAGCCGCAATCCCGTGCCCGTGTCAAACAGGTGCGCCATCTCGGCCTGGGGGCGCAGCCTGATCGTGTCGCCTGGCCTAATGGACCTGCGCTCCCTCAGAACCACGATGATTTCGCGGCCCGCCGCACGCAGAACCAGATGGGTTTCCGACCCGGTCGGCTCGACCACAGCCACCTTTGCCTCAAAGCCGGTATCATCGAGAAGCAGGTGCTCCGGACGGATTCCGAAGGTTATCCTGCGGCCTTCATCAAGCCCGTCCATGTTCGGCGCTTCAAGCGAAACGCCTTCTGCCACGACGAACGGCTGCCCGTCCTTGTGTTCAACCACGCCCTCGATCAGGTTCATCGACGGAGAGCCGATGAAGCCAGCGACAAACATGTTGGCAGGCCGGTCATAAAGCTCCAGCGGCGCACCCTGCTGCGAGATATGCCCGTCGCGCATGACCACGATCTGGTCGGCCATGGTCATGGCTTCGATCTGGTCATGGGTGACATAGACAGTCGTTGTCGACAGCCGTTGATGCAACTCGCGGATTTCGGTGCGCATTTGCACTCTGAGCTTGGCGTCGAGATTGGACAGCGGCTCGTCGAACAGGAACACTTGTGGTTCGCGCACAATCGCCCGGCCCATGGCAACGCGCTGGCGCTGGCCGCCCGAGAGTTCGCGTGGATAGCGTTTGAGATAGGGTTTGAGGCCGAGGATCTCGGCCGCAGTGGCGACCCGCTGATCGATTTCAGCTTTCTCCATGCGCTGCATCTTGAGCGCAAATCCCATATTTGCGGCCACCGTCTTATGCGGATACAGCGCGTAATTCTGAAACACCATGGCGATGTTGCGTTCGGCAGGCGGTAGATTGTTGACCACCCGTCCGCCGATGCTGATCGTGCCGTCCGTCACGCCTTCGAGGCCGGCCAGCATCCGCAACAAGGTCGATTTGCCACAGCCAGAGGGCCCCACAAGCACAACAAACCGGCCATCCGGAATATCGACATCAACACCGTGGATGACTTCCACCGACCCGTAGGCCTTGTAGAGTTTCTCGATCCTGACGTCTGCCATGCCGCCCCCTCTGTTTACACTGACACTGTTTGGCCAAGTGGTAACGCAGGTTCAGGGCTCTGTCCATCATCTAGTCATACTAGCATGTTAGATGCTTGACAGCTTGGTTGAAGGCTGAAATGTTTTCATTCTGTCCGGCACATCCGGACCCGGGTGTTGGGACAATCAAGGCGTTAAACGACCAAGATCGTGGTCGGGCAGCCTCCCTGGCCCGGACCGCTGGAGGAGCGGATAACGCTTGGGAGGTGTTTCATGAAAGTTGATTTGTACGAACATGCAGTCCGGGTGGCGATGAGCCGCCGCCGACTGCTTCAGGGCACGGCTGCAGTTGGCAGCATGGCCGCATTGGGTGGACTTGGCGTGAAAACCGCCGCTGCGCAGGACAATATCCGCGCGGAAATCCTGAAGATACCCGGCGTGGGTGCGGGATCTCCGACCGATGCCGATTGGCAGAAGGTCGGTGAATTGTGCCTGGCCACAACCAAGGCAAATGTCGCAGAAGGTGAGTTCGAAGGTGTAGAGCTGACCTTCATGGGTCTCAACAACCAGAATCTTCACAACTTCCTGTTCCGCGGCTTCCTGAAGCCTTGGGAAGCCTACACGGGCGCCAAGATCAACTGGATCGATCTTGCACAGGCCGATTACAACGCGCGTCTGCAGCAGTCGATCGCCACCGGCACGGTGGATTTCGACATCCTGGAAATGGGCGCACCGTTCGAGGGTGATACTGCCGGACGCGGCCTTCTCGACGAGATGCCGGACTGGGTGGCCGAACAGATTGAAGCCGACGATTTGGTGGGCTATCTCAAGGCGCCGGTGGGCACCTGGGATGGCAAGACCTACCGGGTCACCATCGATGGCGACTGCCACACATTTGCCTACCGCACCGACTATTTCGGTGAAGGCGGCATCGGCGGTGCCGAAGTGCCGAAGACTTGGCAGCAGATCAATGCCGTCACCAAGGATCTTGCTGGCAAGACCGACCCGCTGACCGGTCTGCCTGCCCACGGCTATCTTGACCCGCTCAAGGGCTGGGGCGGTTTCGGCTTCTATTTCGTCGCCAACCGCGCAACGGCCTATGTGAAGCATCCTGATGAGGCAGCCTGGTTGTTTGAGCCGGACACGATGAAGCCGCTGGTCAACAATCCCGGTTGGGTGCAGGCGTTCCAGGACGTCATGGACCTGATCGCAACGGAAGGCGCCTATCCGGCTGACCAGATCAACGCCGACCCCGGCACCACGGCCTTCAGCCAGTTCCTCGCCGGAACCGGTTCGATGCTGATGTGGTGGGGCGATGTGGGCTCGTCGGCACGCACCTCCGACACTTCGGTGGTCGGCGATGTGGTTGGCTTCGGCATCAACCCTGCCTCTGAGCGCCGCTACAACTGGCGCTCCGGAGCATGGGAAGAGGAAATGAACGAGGCGCCAAGCATGGCTTACATCGGCTGG
The DNA window shown above is from Hoeflea phototrophica DFL-43 and carries:
- a CDS encoding FkbM family methyltransferase produces the protein MNGSDWKPLDQGRWVAKGAAAPELENRRANPLQRWMIAFTRATPLRRGVFRASISRLVFLLGGNKAFDVGFRDVVFRLEGGRNLIEYGILLNPTYNAEDIDFLLGGLSDGGVAVDIGCNIGLYSLPLAAATGPNGRCVAIDANPLMIERLKRNASLSGLNNVTALASAVSDRDGSGQLTVRKNDDAIVALEETGDGPIPVRRLASLLEEASITRVDVLKIDIEGHEDKALPPFLDSIDRSMLPRRIVIEYPEPGSDYPQCAAAFARHGYHLTGRTRNNSLYRLDDD
- the rbsK gene encoding ribokinase, whose protein sequence is MSKVVVLGVFVADTAYRAARAPRMGETIMGENFALGPGGKGSNQAVAAARAGVETHFISRLGRDTFADMALQTWKQAGVTAAITKHDDSYTGAAYIFVEAQTGDNAIIVCPGVAGQISPGDIEARSDLIGSASVFVTQLEQPLDAAYRALEIARSSGVQTILNPAPAAKLPNGMLGLCDYVTPNETEAEALTGLAVTTLEEASLAAQKLIAMGAKAAVITLGEKGALYHAGGQSVHVPAFNAGPVKETTGAGDAFNGGFAAALARGLDPVSAVRYGCATASISVTRAGTAPAMPSSAEIDALLAKA
- a CDS encoding RbsD/FucU family protein, with the translated sequence MLKGLDPRLNAEVLYALRAMGHGDTLIIADTNFPSDSIARQTVIGDLLRMDNLTAGQAAEAVLSVLPLDTFVDDFAGRMEIVGNPDEVPPVQMEVQQAINAAEGTPRPMVSIERFAFYDLAKQAYAVIQTGERRFYGCFMFRKGVIPPDA
- a CDS encoding ABC transporter ATP-binding protein, with product MADVRIEKLYKAYGSVEVIHGVDVDIPDGRFVVLVGPSGCGKSTLLRMLAGLEGVTDGTISIGGRVVNNLPPAERNIAMVFQNYALYPHKTVAANMGFALKMQRMEKAEIDQRVATAAEILGLKPYLKRYPRELSGGQRQRVAMGRAIVREPQVFLFDEPLSNLDAKLRVQMRTEIRELHQRLSTTTVYVTHDQIEAMTMADQIVVMRDGHISQQGAPLELYDRPANMFVAGFIGSPSMNLIEGVVEHKDGQPFVVAEGVSLEAPNMDGLDEGRRITFGIRPEHLLLDDTGFEAKVAVVEPTGSETHLVLRAAGREIIVVLRERRSIRPGDTIRLRPQAEMAHLFDTGTGLRLE
- a CDS encoding substrate-binding domain-containing protein codes for the protein MKVDLYEHAVRVAMSRRRLLQGTAAVGSMAALGGLGVKTAAAQDNIRAEILKIPGVGAGSPTDADWQKVGELCLATTKANVAEGEFEGVELTFMGLNNQNLHNFLFRGFLKPWEAYTGAKINWIDLAQADYNARLQQSIATGTVDFDILEMGAPFEGDTAGRGLLDEMPDWVAEQIEADDLVGYLKAPVGTWDGKTYRVTIDGDCHTFAYRTDYFGEGGIGGAEVPKTWQQINAVTKDLAGKTDPLTGLPAHGYLDPLKGWGGFGFYFVANRATAYVKHPDEAAWLFEPDTMKPLVNNPGWVQAFQDVMDLIATEGAYPADQINADPGTTAFSQFLAGTGSMLMWWGDVGSSARTSDTSVVGDVVGFGINPASERRYNWRSGAWEEEMNEAPSMAYIGWGVYVTSRVSGDEKKRKAAWSAAAHLGGKDLSLWTSAYPSGFQPYRNSHFNYEEWEAAGYDRAFVEDYLGSNRDSYNHPNAAIEPRIPGIFQYYSVAEDELAKGFAGQYGSAQETADAIAAAWEKITDQIGRESQIALYKASLGM